One stretch of Juglans microcarpa x Juglans regia isolate MS1-56 chromosome 3D, Jm3101_v1.0, whole genome shotgun sequence DNA includes these proteins:
- the LOC121254369 gene encoding uncharacterized protein LOC121254369, with product MDSSASNPKTSYHARSNSLPSSPHPLIAQVNEYLCRLRASEATSSSSSSMSHNIVGLQDLHDCVDKLLLLPLSTQSLAQQQHEKWVNELLDGSLRLLDLCNTAKDALLQTKECTQELQSIMRRRRGESMLGSEVRKFLNSRKVVKKAINKALRNLKGSKDKCTFSPSGAENEVVALFSILREAEAFTVTVFESLLSFISGRNAQSKPCRWSLVSKLMHSKRVACEEEETHANEFSKVDAALLSVFMTSKFDNKHVENLQNQLEHLEMCTQDFEDGLECLFRRLIKTRVSLLNVLNH from the coding sequence atggatTCCTCTGCTTCAAACCCAAAAACCTCTTACCATGCTCGCTCTAACAGCTTACCTTCCAGTCCACACCCTCTCATTGCACAAGTTAATGAATATCTATGCAGATTGAGGGCTTCTGAAGctacttcatcatcatcatcatctatgAGCCACAACATAGTTGGCCTTCAAGATTTGCATGATTGCGTGGACAAGTTGCTTCTGTTGCCACTCAGTACACAATCTTTAGCCCAGCAGCAGCATGAGAAATGGGTGAACGAGCTATTAGATGGATCTCTTCGGCTCTTGGATTTGTGTAACACTGCTAAGGATGCCTTGTTGCAAACAAAGGAATGTACACAAGAACTTCAATCAATTATGCGAAGAAGACGAGGAGAAAGTATGCTTGGGAGTGAGGTTCGGAAATTCTTGAACTCTAGGAAGGTGGTGAAGAAGGCAATCAACAAGGCCTTGAGGAACTTGAAGGGTTCAAAAGACAAATGCACCTTCTCTCCCTCCGGGGCAGAGAATGAGGTTGTGGCCTTGTTTAGCATCTTGAGAGAGGCGGAAGCTTTCACTGTCACCGTGTTCGAGTCTTTGCTGTCCTTTATATCTGGACGAAATGCACAATCAAAGCCATGCAGATGGTCTTTGGTTTCCAAGCTAATGCACAGCAAGAGGGTTGCttgtgaggaagaagaaactcATGCAAACGAATTCAGCAAGGTGGATGCAGCCTTACTTTCAGTTTTCATGACAAGTAAATTCGATAACAAGCATGTTGAGAACTTGCAAAATCAGCTCGAACACTTGGAGATGTGCACGCAAGATTTTGAAGATGGACTTGAGTGCCTGTTTAGGCGTTTGATAAAAACCAGAGTTTCTCTTCTCAACGTCCTCAACCACTAG